A section of the Humulus lupulus chromosome 2, drHumLupu1.1, whole genome shotgun sequence genome encodes:
- the LOC133817795 gene encoding protein FLX-like 2 — MGSKGRIPPAHHRRPLPGPGMGHPEPFGHGIHPPPGGFSHFDMMPPPEVMEHKLAAQHIEMQRLVTENQRLASTHGTLRQELAGAQHELQMLHAQIGAVKAERDQQMRNMMEKISKMEADMKAAEPLKSELQKARAEAQSLVATRQELITKAQQLSQDLQRAHSDVQQIPALMAELDSLRQEYQHCRATYDCEKKLYNDHLESLQLMETNYMTMAREVEKLQGELMMNPTYADRRPGAPYGITPGNNDNEASGHHVGQNAYEDGYGAPQGRAPPPAGSSAPSAAVAAGTSTYGGGSAYGGAQSAPVPARPGYDASRGPGYDSAGVPAYDPQRGHGYEAQLQRGANYDGQRGSGYDAHRPGYDMQRGPVYNVQRGGPGYDTSKVGGGYDPQSRGGLASQGHITPTNQAPYGSSTPPPAVHGGNPVRR, encoded by the exons ATGGGAAGCAAAGGTCGAATCCCGCCTGCTCATCATCGGCGCCCGCTTCCAGGCCCTGGGATGGGGCATCCTGAGCCATTTGGTCATGGTATACATCCTCCACCAGGTGGATTTTCTCATTTTGATATGATGCCTCCACCAGAAGTTATGGAACACAAGCTAGCTGCACAACATATTGAGATGCAGAGACTTGTGACGGAGAATCAGAGGCTTGCTTCCACACATGGAACCTTGAGACAAGAACTGGCCGGTGCACAGCATGAGTTGCAAATGTTGCATGCTCAAATAGGTGCTGTGAAGGCCGAGAGAGACCAACAGATGAGAAATATGATGGAGAAGATTTCCAAGATGGAGGCTGATATGAAGGCTGCAGAGCCTCTTAAATCGGAACTGCAGAAAGCTCGAGCAGAAGCACAGAGCTTAGTTGCAACAAGGCAGGAACTTATTACCAAAGCACAGCAATTGTCCCAGGATCTTCAAAGGGCACACTCAGATGTACAGCAGATTCCTGCACTAATGGCTGAATTAGATAGCCTCAGGCAAGAGTATCAGCACTGCAG GGCTACTTATGACTGTGAAAAGAAATTATACAACGATCATCTTGAATCACTCCAGTTGATGGAGACTAACTATATGACAATGGCAAGAGAAGTGGAAAAGCTTCAGGGAGAGTTGATGATGAATCCCACATATGCTGATAGAAGACCTG GTGCACCTTATGGTATCACTCCTGGAAACAATGATAATGAGGCTTCTGGTCATCATGTGGGGCAAAATGCGTATGAAGATGGCTACGGTGCTCCCCAG GGACGTGCCCCACCCCCTGCTGGTAGCAGTGCTCCTagtgctgctgttgctgctggAACATCAACTTATGGTGGAGGTTCGGCTTATGGTGGAGCTCAGTCTGCACCTGTTCCTGCAAGGCCTGGTTACGATGCATCAAGAGGGCCTGGCTATGATTCAGCAGGTGTCCCTGCATATGATCCACAAAGGGGACACGGTTATGAAGCACAGTTACAAAGAGGAGCCAACTATGATGGACAGAGAGGATCTGGTTATGATGCACATAGACCTGGATATGATATGCAGAGAGGACCAGTGTACAATGTGCAAAGAGGAGGACCTGGCTATGACACTTCAAAGGTTGGCGGTGGCTATGATCCACAGTCCAGAGGTGGCCTTGCTTCTCAAGGCCATATTACGCCTACAAACCAGGCACCTTATGGGTCTTCAACACCGCCACCTGCTGTTCATGGTGGAAACCCTGTTCGGAGATAA